The stretch of DNA TAAGCAATTTCTTTTAATTGATCATCGGTAAGAGCGGGCATTTTATCTTTATTGATCACTTCTCCAGCCGGAGAAAGGACCGTAAGAGCCTCAACGTCCTCTGTATAAACCTCGTAAGGAACTTTACTCATTATCTTCACCTCAGCAAAAAAATTTGAATAACAATTTGAATATTGCCTGCCTCTGTTATAGAATTATTATACACCTGTTTCGTCATTTTCGTCAAAGAATTACGCATAAAATTTATACCCACGTAAACTTTGTATGTATAACAGGACTGTATATTTTGTATAACAGAAATGCAGTTTTTCAACATGTAAATGATTTTTGCCACAAAGTTCATTTTAACTCATTGCCGAAAGCATTGCAAAATCCGACAGGAAAGGTGCCTGATGAAACATGGATGATTCTGTTTTTCTGAAACGTACAATTGTAAAACATACCCTTTGGAGTGAAAGCCTGCAAGAGGACCGCAAGCTGCGCATATATCTTCCTCCGGGCTACAACGAGCTGCTCAGCTATCCCGTAGTCTACTGCCAGGACGGGGAGGAGTTTTTTAACTTCGGCCGAATCGCTACTATAGCAGGCAAGCTGATTCTCGAAGAAGACGTAGAACCCTTCATTATTGTTGGGGTTGAAGTGAATGTTCCCGTCAGAACTCAGGAATATGCACCTTTTGGCACCCGGTTCGACCAGTACCTTGCCTGCTTTGCCGAAGAAATTATCCCCTATGTCGAGCAAAATTATCCTGTCCGCCGCTCGCCGCACGAACGGATTGTCGCCGGAGATTCGCTTGGGGGAAGCGTCTCGCTCCATCTTGCCCTCCGTTACCCGGAGCTTTTCACCCGCGTGCTCAGCCTTTCAGGCGCGTTCTATCCTCTCACATTGGAATGGATTGAGGACGAAACCGATCTTTCGTGGCTTGAAATCAACATGGTCGTTGGCCTCCAGGAAAGAGATTATAAGACCGACACGGGTGTTTATGATTTTGTGCAGCTCAACCGGGATGCGAAGAAGCTGCTAGAGGAACGCGGCGCCAAGGTGGATTACCGGGAGAAAGACGGACGCCATTTATGGGGCTTTTGGCAAAAGGAGCTGCCGGAATCGCTACTGTATTTTTTAAACACCTGAACAGGACTTGAATGCCCAAAATAGTGAACAACTTCTAACAATTTATTCTTCGGGTCTAATGATTACGCTTTCAAAAAAGGGCAAAGGAAGAGAACCCTAGCCCTCTTCTTCTACTTTAGTGACAGATCTTGTTTCAGCTTATCCAGCAAAACCCCGCAGCCCGCATCAACCAGTTCATACACTTCTTCAAAGTCGCCTGTAAAATAAGGGTCCGGCACTTCCTTATGCTCATCGTCCGGCAGCAAATCCATAAAGTACATGAGCTTCGCATCCTGT from Paenibacillus sophorae encodes:
- a CDS encoding alpha/beta hydrolase; protein product: MDDSVFLKRTIVKHTLWSESLQEDRKLRIYLPPGYNELLSYPVVYCQDGEEFFNFGRIATIAGKLILEEDVEPFIIVGVEVNVPVRTQEYAPFGTRFDQYLACFAEEIIPYVEQNYPVRRSPHERIVAGDSLGGSVSLHLALRYPELFTRVLSLSGAFYPLTLEWIEDETDLSWLEINMVVGLQERDYKTDTGVYDFVQLNRDAKKLLEERGAKVDYREKDGRHLWGFWQKELPESLLYFLNT